CGGGGGATGGGGCGACGGCTTGGTTGGTGTCAGCGCTGAAAGAGACGGCGTTGCTGGCCGTGGTGTTCGCGATGCTGTTCGTTGCGGGGTGCGGGTGGTTCATCGCGGGGTACTTCTTTTGCAACATGTATTGCCACGAAAGAATGAGTCCGAAGCAGGCGACGAGAATGAGAATTGATTTGCGGTCCATGAAATTGATTTCTAACGGCGTGCGTGGCCCTTGCCGATTTCGCGCCCGGAGGGAAACAGCGCGTCATTGAAGGGCGAAACGGAAAAATTTTGTTTTTTGGATTTGCGCGGCGGCACGGGGTCGTGTCCGCAACGGCCCCACGGACCGCAGCGCAGAATCCGCCAAGCCGCGAGGGCAGCGCCCTTGATCGCGCCGTGAGATTGGATGGCTTCGATGGCGTATTGGGAACAGGTGGGGGTGTAGCGGCATTGGCCGAGCGGGCCGACGAGACGGGTGAGCATCGGCGAGAGCACGCGTTGATAGGCGCGCAAGCCGAAAACCAGAATGTGTTGAGCCCAATTCACTGTTTCAATAACCGAGCCTTCCGCAACATCGCCATGAATGCTTCCTCCACCACCGGCATACCCTTGCCCAACAATGGCGGTTGCGCAACCAGAACCAGATCCACCGGCTGCACGAAATCGTGC
This sequence is a window from Verrucomicrobiia bacterium. Protein-coding genes within it:
- the yidD gene encoding membrane protein insertion efficiency factor YidD, which translates into the protein MNWAQHILVFGLRAYQRVLSPMLTRLVGPLGQCRYTPTCSQYAIEAIQSHGAIKGAALAAWRILRCGPWGRCGHDPVPPRKSKKQNFSVSPFNDALFPSGREIGKGHARR